Genomic DNA from Theobroma cacao cultivar B97-61/B2 chromosome 3, Criollo_cocoa_genome_V2, whole genome shotgun sequence:
CATTGAGGTTTAGCCCAGTAAAATAAGTTataagaagagaaaaatgaaactgCACAAAGGATTTCTTATTTCTGCCATTTTCTATGCTAGAAATACCAAAAGAGGAACCAAAGGCAAAGGTAGCGACGAATGAAGCTTACATAAATAGCATCATAAGGAGAAGTAGAGATCCTCCTTTTCCCATCAAAGCTATAGCAGTAGCAGGAGGAACCAGTCCATGGCTTGCCTCATCCTCTGTTAGTGGTAAATCAAGGGCAAGGGCTCCAAGACCCAATGATGTAGCCAAAGAGAATGGCACTGCAAACCAAACAAGCCCTCCCAACAAATAACCTCTATGAGTTGACGAAGGTCGAGCAGCAATGGCACTCACCCAGTATCCCTAAAAATTTCCCATTCAAAAACTTCTAGTTAGTATCTGAAAAAATGTGACTGGTAATTCTAAATCTGTAATCACTAGTGAAGCTTACGTTGTCAACGAAAACAGTGCCAAAATTGCCGACGATGTTTATAATCCCAAAAACAAGACCGCCTGAACTCAGCATTGTTAAATAAGAGCCTTTATAGTTCCCACTGATGGGGCCACAAGATTGTCCATTGTGGGAAATCGGCTCGTGACATATTCTTGACTTGCTGGCTATTTCCCGCAGACGGTCGTATACGATGCTGGGGCTACCAAGCTTGTCACTGGCTGTATAAACTAAGTATACGAAGATGACTAAAGCCACATGCACTAAAACcgataaaataacaaaaataggTCAGATTGAAGACAGTATATGcttaaaagaaaagttaaacGAAATGGACGACAGCATACCGAAGACAGAGTGTATATAGCTCGCCAAGAAGGTGGCTTTAAGTCCTCCTGCTAATGTGTAGACAATTACCCCAAGTGGTATTAAGAAGCTAGCAGCATATATGTTCACCCCCGTAAGTGCATTCACCACAGCAGAACCACCAAGGAGCAACATCGCCGTGACAATGATATTTGTCAGAAGGCAGAAAGCAAGGAAGACAATATGAGCTGCTTTTCCCCAGCTGAGGTATGTGGAAGATGAAAGATCACCAAGACAGGCATACACGCAAACACACAAAATGAAATCATAAATACTCATATATTAAAGATGGGTGTCATAACTACTAACCATAGTACTTACCGAGCCTTTACAATTTCGCAGACAGTATGAGCATGGGGAGCCTTTCGTTTGATCTCTATTGCCATGACACCAAACAATAGTACCTGTTCATTAGCATGAATAAGAAACTGCTTACTGTATGGGCAAGTTACTGATTGTTTCGATCAAACATTTTGAACTTACCTGGATAGTAGCACCGCTAGCATACCAAAAAGGCCCACTAATTCCATACTCCCATGCAACATTGGAACTTTGCAAAATGGTAGCAGCCCATGTCCACTGCAGAGGATCAGCATTAGAAACAGGGTAAGCCGAATAAATTATGTCTCTCACTTGGGAAACAAAAATGGAGATTTCACCTGCGATACAATCACACTAGCAATAAGCCCTGTTTTGACATTCCTGCCGGCTGTGTTGAACCATTCGGATGTGTGGTGTGACCCAACATATCGCTTCTCTAACCACACCTGAACATGTCATTATAACATCAGTAGGAAGTAGAAATTTGTGCAAGATATGAAGTAAATGTGCATAATTCCTAGAAAATCTGCATTTGGTTTCCTGGTTAGACCTACATTATTGGTATTTAGTAAAGCTTTGTAGCTATCGTATGTCCTGAAGATGTTCAGCTTTTCTATGTGCGATCTAACGTCCTAATGCCCGCGCAAAATAACTTTCAAATGCTCCTGATACTGGACAGCAACACGaaatgtatttttatcatGCAGATGCGAATGAATTTTGGTGTTGTCCTAGTGCCAAGTATCATTCATTTCTTAAACTGAGCAACGGCGACTAACGTACCAACTTATACACAATAGAAGCTCAACTAACTAGAAGTATTTCTCAAAGGTTATCACGTCTAATTTGAAAGCATTTTGAATGAAGAGGCTTAAGGAAAAGGACAAAAAAATACCTGGTCGAAAATCATAGAGAAAAAGCATTGTTATGAACCGTATCTGAGTTTCAAGAGCATCTAAAAGATCAACATCTAGCGATCCACAAGAATCATCATGTGTGACATTCAGAAAGGTTTTTGTATTGTTCCTGATCTAAGCCACCTTGAACTAGTTGCTTCTTGGAGAAGGTTATGTCCATGAGCAACAGGGTCACAAGTGGCTAGAAATATGCCAGTCAGAACCACAACCTATAGCAACTCAATTGGTGCCAAGCCAAGGCGTCTTAATCTCTTGAGAAAATTTAGGAGCTGAAGCAATGCTACTGTTCGTTatggagaaaataaatttcaaacagTTGCACCTAATCAGATGAGTAGAGATCCGAATATCCAATTACATGCCAAATTAAGTTTCTTGTGTGCAGTGTAGAAATAGGTTGTGTCTTAATTATCAGATTACAAgatcaacaaagaaaaatcgCATGTCCAatgttttgcatcaaactGAAGTGATGGATTTGTTTGTAGTCTTTATGCAGAAATAGAAGCTTGAGTGAAGTCCTAGCTTCACAATTTTGGCTAGTCTTAAAACTAGAAAgtgaaggaaaggaaaagaaaggagaatattgaaatatagaaTAACTCAGAACTGCAAATAAAAAACGTTGACTCTTTTGTCCAGTGGGAAATAATAATGACGATGGTTAAAGGTAAGCATTCATGTAGTAGGAAGATTAATGTACGACAGATACTCGCAAAGGTAAGATATGTACAAGAGTAAGTGAGAACGTTTCAACTGAAGTAGAGAGTAAGGAGGAATTACCAGGAAGGAAGTAAAAATAGCGAAGAAGGCACCGAAGCCAAGAATAACAGCATAGCCAAGGCCTTGATTGAGCACTGCTTTGCCCTCAAAGAAACTGCTCTGCCTCACGCACCCTACAGCCTCCTGGATATGGTAGTACGTGGCTGAGAACTCAAACGGAGGACACCTTGTAGTCATACTCGGCGCTTAATTTGTCTAATGTCTAATGCCTGATGTCCAGTTCTTGTTTCAGCCAACGcactcttttcttcctttcagATAGAAATCATAGCATATCGTTGTCAGCACTAAATGTTCAAAACACGAGGCCCTGTTTCTTGTTCCATCCAGCTGCCAAAGTCAAACTGAGCATCTCTTGGTATCAGACTAGTCTTTTGGATACCATAACCCCGTACAAAATAACAACAAATCAAAAACGTTTCGCACatgataatttatttgaattatatatatatatatttttatatattttttcatttttttaaaatttaaaatattacttgGCGAAttagaacttttttttttttgtcccaTTCGacaattcaaaatattgcatTGATGCTTGAATTATAATTACatataaatgatgaaaataaacattttcttTGGGCTTGAGCCTTGTATCACAAAAGTCTGACACTAGACCAAGTGGCAGGTTCGGCTTCACGGACCTAACAAGGCTGTCGGGTCAAGGCTGTAAATAATATGTGGGCTGTGAGGGAGTTAAGCCCTTTACCTGAATCACTTCCTCAACATGTACAAAGGGCAAAATTCTGTCACGTTACCCGAAAGTTCGGAATGTCAACGCTTGCTGCCCACGCAATCCCATTAATGGACTTGCTCCCCAAGAAATGCCTTTTAATGATCAAATATTTATTGACTATAATGTCCCcgtatgatatatatatatatattcggACGTCTGAGCAGtcataagaattttttttaaaaatcatttcaacaaaaattcaaatgcGTGAATTTTCTACgttcaaaaaacaaatatccaTTGCATATAATTTTCTTGACGTCTAAACCAGAAAGTCTAGCTGGCCAACCTAACGCATGCATACCCAACCTAACTTATTCAACtagtattaattaattagtaaaCCAATCGCTATACAAATTAAAACCCCTCCTTAAACCCTGCAAAAATAACCTCTCTTGccatcaaaacaaaaaccctaCAAACTACGATCGATACCCCTTTGTATTTGATCCTAAATTGTTGAGGATGATGATGAGTCGTGGAGGCACCAGGTTAGCCAGCTCCATGTTGGCATTCGTCGGTCCACGCTACTTCTCCACTGCATCAGCACGGACCCTTTCAAACGAGGGCATGAGTGGCTGGATAAGGGCACCCGCTGTTGGCGTGCGGTGCAGGAGCACTTTGGCCCTTGGTGACAAAGAACAGGAGGAGAAACAAGCAGTGGACGGTGGCCCCGCCAAGGATGAGAAAGGAATCGTCAGTTATTGGGGCTTGGAGCCAACCAAGGTTACCAAAGAGGATGGCTCCCCATGGAAGTGGACCTGCTTTAGGGTACGTATATAATTTGTTCGTTCGTTACAGGGGCGGAGCGTCCCTTTGTCATGAccctttaaaatttttaaaattttttatatattatatttttaataattttttaaaataattgtttattaaataattaatttaattaaaaaataataaaataatcttacaagttcaattcaattttactcaaatttttaattttctaagtttctctactcatttttttttctatcattatattgtgaaattataaagaaataaagtttttatttaattttttaatttatattattattatttatttttttcaattatattctatttgctcatatattttaagttttatagatttttttttaaatttctacaAATCATaaaccatatttttttttattatataagttatatcTCCTACttgtaatgatttttttttctgttatatagattttaatttaatgattttaatttaaaaattaaaaaattattataaatgtaattttcaaatataagttcTAGTATTACATTATTGGTTActgtttaaaatttcattaatatattattttttattaatcttaattatataagaaaaaaattatcttaagtatatgtttttaatgtgttttacgttttatatttagttaaaTGGAAATTATCTTaagtataagaaaaaattattaattttgtatatcgtatttaactatttatattttatgcattatagtttaatatttagtattatatacttaaaaataataaaataagaatattgaatgttgattacattaattttttagtaaTGACAAGACTTCGAAACAAAATAGATGATAAATTTAttacaaataatttagttgtttatattaAAAGAGATATTGTCATCATCGAACAAAATTTTCCTAAAACactattataagtttttttctttttatttttttttgatttacatgttatgtaaaattattatttattataaatcttttgattattaatggttaagtttaatatattaattttaaaaatttttaacttttatttttcttaaccTTTAACCTTCCAATAAAAATTAGCTAGTTCCGCCCTTAGTTCGGTAGttaaaatatgtgttttgcaaaTTGATCTATTGTTAGCATAACTATAACCTGATGATCACCTGCCtgtctgtttttttttttgtctctgACTTATGTATATCcttgttattattatatatgtacTAGCTAGTTTATATGACAATATTGATTTTAGAAACATACTGgatttgcttttattttgtactATGGTAATTAAACATTGTGTTTGTGAGAATTTTGCAGCCATGGGAGGCATACAAGGCAGACTTGTCAATAGATCTGAAGAAGCATCATGCGCCAGTGACTGTGATGGATAAAATGGCTTATTGGACTGTCAAAGCTCTTAGATGGCCCACAGATTTGTTCTTTCAGGTACTTCTCTTCCAGCTCTCTCgtttctttatttgtttgtcGAAGTATATGTAACAGGTTAATTTCGTTAAGAATTACAGATATCTAATATAATTCGGTGCACATAAAGGATTGCCTTCTTATATcgtatttttattctttcagATATACTACTATTCAAATAGGATAAAGACGCCGGCCAAAAATAATAGTCGTTGATCATActgttaatattattttttgagacAATCTGAGCATGATCATTATTTGATATTACAAAGTGGAAATTCTTCCTTTTAATGCGACTCTAATTCGATATATGATAAATCCAATTTCAAAGGCCAGTTTGGTTTATATATTTGGTTGGGCATGATATGTTACAGCGGAGATATGGTTGCCGAGCAATGATGCTAGAAACTGTGGCAGCAGTGCCTGGGATGGTGGGAGGAATGCTGCTGCACTGCAAGTCGTTGAGGGGATTTGAACACAGTGGAGGATGGATCAAAGCACTGTTGGAAGAGGCTGAGAATGAGCGTATGCACCTGATGACCTTTATGGAGGTGGCCAAGCCTAGATGGTATGACCGCGCCCTTGTATTTGCCGTCCAAGGTGTTTTCTTCAATGCTTACTTCTTGGGCTATATTATTTCACCCAAATTTGCCCACCGGATGGTGGGCTACCTTGAGGAGGAAGCAATACACTCTTACACTGAGTTTCTCAAGGAGTTGGACAATGGTAACATAGAAAATGTCCCTGCTCCAGCCATTGCTATTGATTATTGGCGCTTGGCCCCTGACTCCACTCTGCGAGATGTTGTTATGGTTGTGAGGGCAGATGAGGCACATCACCGTGATGTTAACCACTTTGCATCTGTAAGATCATATACTAGTCCTGTTTTTTTCTCAGCTGATCATCAACTCGATATTCTAGATTTCATTTCTTCTCCCTTCTCTAATGCGTATTAATTGTTTGTCTTGAATGAGTTGCAGGATATACATTATCAGGGACGCCAGCTGAGGGAAGCTCCCGCTCCGCTCGGTTATCACTGAAATGTTATAGAAACCGACCTTCTGCCTTACAACTTAAATACATTACTCTTTTCTCTTGCAATCAGTAATTACTATTGACAGTGATGAATTGCtgctttctttattttatttgtgttCTGTAAACTTGGGATATTGTAAATATAATGGTTTTTATGATCATGCACGATGCACCTCTTGCATTCTTCTTTAGCTTGTGTAGTTTCTTGGAGCCTTGGCGATGATATGGCTTAAGCCTGGGCCGTTGACACGCTTCTCTGCTGTGATGTAATGCATTTTTGACAGCACTTATGaggtatatatatttcaataataaaaatgccGCTTTTGCTTTAACATATTTCTATATAGTTTACTACCGCTCTATGCCTCTAAACGCCACAAATGATATGGTGAAATCTACCTTCTCTTTTCAGGACTGATATTGGCTAGAAGTTAATCGCCTCTTACCATCCTGTTAAGGTTTTTATTGGTCCAAAATTATGATGAAAGCGATGAATGCGATAAAAAGTACCAACACTCAATTACACAATCATGAGGTTCGAAAGtgcttaatttatatatatatatatatattggctGGGAAAGAACTTTCACCTATTGATTACTAAGATTTGCACGACCTCACTTTCACCTATTGATTACAAATGCATTACTCACTGTACATGCAAGAAAAGGGACTAGCACGGTTCATCCCCCAAAGTGAAGGAAAAGATAAATTCTTCCTTTACGGCTCTACTTGATAAAATTCTATTCTTAAAATTACTACCATCTATACGTGGTTTTTAATCAAGAGATTCCTGATGAAGTCTTTCTCCAAAGAGCTGTTCCACAAGCAGGAAGTCAGCACCCAAGATCAGCATGAACGTTCTTAATCAGTCCATACACGGGTCGACTGAGCTCAGGCTGCATGCCGTATCAACTTTTCTCAGAATGGGACTGTAGATCTTGAGGCTGCCATAAACCAAAAGGTCAGATGCTGCCATTAACTGAAACGTATCAGTTCATCTTTACAAGTAAACCAACTACCACTTTAAGGCCTGATCCGCATATTTACTAAAATAGGATATTTTGTTAGATCAATATTACAGTTTGAAGATTCTATTGAACAAAAGGATATCTAGAAACGCAGCATTCCCTAACACATGAGGAGCCATCTCTGGCCAGAATTCCTTCAAGATCTCCTATAATTCTGGCCAACCATATCTCCAAGTTTCTTTGTATTTCTTGCAAGTTGTTTCTAATGGAATCCATGGATCGTTTTGTGGCAAGTTTGGCTGGGCTTCCAAGATCATCCCTGTAGTAACTCTTCCCAACCTCAGTTTGTAAAGCCATTAGTTTTTGTCCAGTTTCAGATGCACGCTGCTGAAGTCGAAATGCTTCAAGCAAAAACTCAGTCTGTCTCTGTGTTCGAAACTCTGGACTGACTGTGGGTTCAGAGGGTTCACTAGCCTGCTGTAAGATTAGGAAAAAGATTAAGCCATAAAACAGCATGTACCTATTTCTGCAATCAACTCAGCGAAGAAATAAGATATTCTAAGGGTAACAATGACCATGTAcatgagagagaaaaagcaaAAGTTTATGCCCCAACTGACAAGATCAAAATCAATAGATGGACACATTTCGACACAACCTTCAACAGTGTCATTCCCATCAATAGAGCAAGTTTAGGCTCAATCAAATACAACAGTGTCCTTCCACATATAGATCATGTACATGTATAATAAGATAAGCATAAACTGGATGGTGGGTCCTGATTCCTGAGTACACACAGTCCATGAAACTCCCATACTACTGAGAAAGATATAAATTTGCGGCTTATTCATAATACCTTGTGAATTCAAGATTCCCCACTTGACACAAGTGACATAGCTTAGAAATTTTGTTTGgccaaagaaaaagtgaaagaagctctctccctctctctctctctactttGAGTAATGAGTCATGCACGTTGAACCAGAATAATGGACAGATTGTTTTCACAAGGAATAATAATCTTTGTAATATTTTCTGATAGGATATTTTCCATTTGAGTATATTACCTCCACATCCATGAGGTTTGCCCTTAACTACAGTTCAGGACAAAGCCttcaatttttgaaagttaTAGAATGCCCTACCATTTTCCAGACACTAGATACCCAAGTCCCAAAGAGTAATAAAACCACTGAGGTCGTCACAGGATCTTGCATTCCTCCAAGGGTTTCTGCCCCAAATTTCAAGGcacaaaaattaaagagatGATAACAAAAGTGTGAAAAACTGATTAGTGACGTACATTTGAGTGTCCATTAAAAAGTAGATGCAGTATCAGTATAGTTCTTAATATgcccaaaatttaaaagaaaatatgatcTGCTGGAAAAAGTATCAAAATAGGATGTGCTGGAAAGTGCACTGCAGAAAAGACATCTAAGACAGATATGCCTCACCATTCTTCTGCAGAGATCATCGATCTTTGCAGTAAAAGCTTGATATCTCTTAGCCTGCTTCCTCATTAATGAAGGTACCCTTGATAAATCACTTTTGCCAATTTTTTCCAAATTCGATAGTTCCTGTTCAAGCAGCTTTAGTTTAGAGGACACTCCGGTTGATTCACCATCTACCTTCCAAGGTGATTCCCTTCTGAACAGAAAACAAATGTCGCACCTTCATCAGTCACAGTATTTCATAGAGACATTTCATGAAAAACAAGTATCTAGATTGTCATACTGTACCTTGCAACAAAATGCTTCATATGATACAAAGATTCAAGAGATTCATACTGTACATCCTGCAAGGATAAACATTTAGCAATGAAGTTTAAGAGTTATAGAACCAAATTACATAGCAAATTATCCAGGAACAAAGCAAATATGGCAAAGAAGAAGATGGCTCGTGAATCCTCGAAACTAAAAAAAGGTTCGAAAAcctaaatataaaatagacAGAT
This window encodes:
- the LOC18606959 gene encoding urea-proton symporter DUR3 isoform X1 — translated: MTTRCPPFEFSATYYHIQEAVGCVRQSSFFEGKAVLNQGLGYAVILGFGAFFAIFTSFLVWLEKRYVGSHHTSEWFNTAGRNVKTGLIASVIVSQWTWAATILQSSNVAWEYGISGPFWYASGATIQVLLFGVMAIEIKRKAPHAHTVCEIVKARWGKAAHIVFLAFCLLTNIIVTAMLLLGGSAVVNALTGVNIYAASFLIPLGVIVYTLAGGLKATFLASYIHSVFVHVALVIFVYLVYTASDKLGSPSIVYDRLREIASKSRICHEPISHNGQSCGPISGNYKGSYLTMLSSGGLVFGIINIVGNFGTVFVDNGYWVSAIAARPSSTHRGYLLGGLVWFAVPFSLATSLGLGALALDLPLTEDEASHGLVPPATAIALMGKGGSLLLLMMLFMAVTSAGSSELIAVSSLCTYDIYRTYINPDASGKKILSVSRAVVLGFGCFMGLFAVILNKAGVSLGWMYLAMGVLIGSAVLPIAFMLLWRKANAMGAILGTIVGCIFGIITWLSVAAVEYGRVNLDTSGRNAPMLAGNLVSILTGGAIHAVCSLLWPHNYNWDTTRQITIVEKEESDLPAEEFKEEKLKKAKSWIMKWGVGFTIVIVILWPLLSLPAGEFSVGYFTFWAVIAIAWGTIGSAVIIALPLIESWETIKSVYVGMFTNDRLMEKVEEMNFKLNSIMLAIPEAEKAYLLEKEKAK
- the LOC18606959 gene encoding urea-proton symporter DUR3 isoform X2 produces the protein MIFDQVWLEKRYVGSHHTSEWFNTAGRNVKTGLIASVIVSQWTWAATILQSSNVAWEYGISGPFWYASGATIQVLLFGVMAIEIKRKAPHAHTVCEIVKARWGKAAHIVFLAFCLLTNIIVTAMLLLGGSAVVNALTGVNIYAASFLIPLGVIVYTLAGGLKATFLASYIHSVFVHVALVIFVYLVYTASDKLGSPSIVYDRLREIASKSRICHEPISHNGQSCGPISGNYKGSYLTMLSSGGLVFGIINIVGNFGTVFVDNGYWVSAIAARPSSTHRGYLLGGLVWFAVPFSLATSLGLGALALDLPLTEDEASHGLVPPATAIALMGKGGSLLLLMMLFMAVTSAGSSELIAVSSLCTYDIYRTYINPDASGKKILSVSRAVVLGFGCFMGLFAVILNKAGVSLGWMYLAMGVLIGSAVLPIAFMLLWRKANAMGAILGTIVGCIFGIITWLSVAAVEYGRVNLDTSGRNAPMLAGNLVSILTGGAIHAVCSLLWPHNYNWDTTRQITIVEKEESDLPAEEFKEEKLKKAKSWIMKWGVGFTIVIVILWPLLSLPAGEFSVGYFTFWAVIAIAWGTIGSAVIIALPLIESWETIKSVYVGMFTNDRLMEKVEEMNFKLNSIMLAIPEAEKAYLLEKEKAK
- the LOC18606960 gene encoding ubiquinol oxidase 2, mitochondrial translates to MMMSRGGTRLASSMLAFVGPRYFSTASARTLSNEGMSGWIRAPAVGVRCRSTLALGDKEQEEKQAVDGGPAKDEKGIVSYWGLEPTKVTKEDGSPWKWTCFRPWEAYKADLSIDLKKHHAPVTVMDKMAYWTVKALRWPTDLFFQRRYGCRAMMLETVAAVPGMVGGMLLHCKSLRGFEHSGGWIKALLEEAENERMHLMTFMEVAKPRWYDRALVFAVQGVFFNAYFLGYIISPKFAHRMVGYLEEEAIHSYTEFLKELDNGNIENVPAPAIAIDYWRLAPDSTLRDVVMVVRADEAHHRDVNHFASDIHYQGRQLREAPAPLGYH
- the LOC18606961 gene encoding myosin-6 isoform X2, producing the protein MAPPSEGEENEQQTQREEIQKLLSSYLGVSFSVFLAFIPNYSLSLLPKLQTQMRELTARLLTAEEQLRQMKSRRKEDSKANARVVEIFASHRNAWQAEEKQLLQQIEDQRAKIEELERETHESKRRIEELQDMIRFISTTRAAAEEEEMEEESAAENTREDHVNFTGVVNVGHDGNFPFTSDFLASASSKFWAESTTLWQDVQYESLESLYHMKHFVARESPWKVDGESTGVSSKLKLLEQELSNLEKIGKSDLSRVPSLMRKQAKRYQAFTAKIDDLCRRMQASEPSEPTVSPEFRTQRQTEFLLEAFRLQQRASETGQKLMALQTEVGKSYYRDDLGSPAKLATKRSMDSIRNNLQEIQRNLEIWLARIIGDLEGILARDGSSCVRECCVSRYPFVQ
- the LOC18606961 gene encoding myosin-6 isoform X3, with protein sequence MAPPSEGEENEQQTQREEIQKLLSSYLGVSFSVFLAFIPNYSLSLLPKLQTQMRELTARLLTAEEQLRQMKSRRKEDSKANARVVEIFASHRNAWQAEEKQLLQQIEDQRAKIEELERETHESKRRIEELQDMIRFISTTRAAAEEEEMEEESAAENTREDHVNFTGVVNVGHDGNFPFTSDFLASASSKFWAESTTLWQDVQYESLESLYHMKHFVARRESPWKVDGESTGVSSKLKLLEQELSNLEKIGKSDLSRVPSLMRKQAKRYQAFTAKIDDLCRRMASEPSEPTVSPEFRTQRQTEFLLEAFRLQQRASETGQKLMALQTEVGKSYYRDDLGSPAKLATKRSMDSIRNNLQEIQRNLEIWLARIIGDLEGILARDGSSCVRECCVSRYPFVQ
- the LOC18606961 gene encoding myosin-6 isoform X1: MAPPSEGEENEQQTQREEIQKLLSSYLGVSFSVFLAFIPNYSLSLLPKLQTQMRELTARLLTAEEQLRQMKSRRKEDSKANARVVEIFASHRNAWQAEEKQLLQQIEDQRAKIEELERETHESKRRIEELQDMIRFISTTRAAAEEEEMEEESAAENTREDHVNFTGVVNVGHDGNFPFTSDFLASASSKFWAESTTLWQDVQYESLESLYHMKHFVARRESPWKVDGESTGVSSKLKLLEQELSNLEKIGKSDLSRVPSLMRKQAKRYQAFTAKIDDLCRRMQASEPSEPTVSPEFRTQRQTEFLLEAFRLQQRASETGQKLMALQTEVGKSYYRDDLGSPAKLATKRSMDSIRNNLQEIQRNLEIWLARIIGDLEGILARDGSSCVRECCVSRYPFVQ